The following are encoded together in the Thermococcus sibiricus MM 739 genome:
- a CDS encoding galactokinase yields MSKITMLRVQSPGRVNLIGEHTDYTLGYAMPMAVNLYTVLEGKRDENVNIYSDYFREWRSFTLNELKKENSWIDYIKAIYWILLKKKYEIQGVKGRVYGNLPLGAGLSSSASFELAALAFLNRAYDLYLPPRDMALMAQEAENKFVGVPCGILDQFAITFGKRDHVIFLDTDTLEYEYITFPKDVSVVVFYTGIKRELVSSAYAERRQIAEEVLRILGKRTSKEVNESDLTHLPSFYRRLFGYIIRENRRVIQVRRALRKGDIIEVGEILTRAHRDIARNYGVSCEELDFFVNKAIELGAYGARLTGAGFGGSAIALVEEEKAKEFGEVILKEYKKKFSWNAKYFIVKPSDGVK; encoded by the coding sequence ATCTCTAAGATAACCATGTTGCGGGTACAATCCCCAGGAAGGGTTAATTTAATAGGAGAGCACACCGATTATACACTTGGTTACGCAATGCCTATGGCGGTTAATCTTTACACTGTTCTTGAAGGAAAAAGAGACGAAAATGTGAACATTTACTCGGATTATTTTAGAGAATGGCGTTCTTTTACACTTAATGAGCTTAAAAAAGAAAATTCTTGGATAGATTATATCAAAGCAATCTACTGGATACTACTGAAGAAAAAATACGAAATTCAAGGTGTTAAAGGACGAGTTTATGGAAATTTGCCCCTTGGAGCTGGCTTAAGTTCCTCTGCAAGTTTTGAATTAGCAGCACTGGCTTTTTTAAACAGAGCATATGACCTATACCTTCCCCCGCGCGATATGGCATTAATGGCCCAAGAAGCAGAAAACAAGTTTGTTGGAGTCCCATGCGGAATATTGGACCAGTTTGCAATTACTTTTGGTAAAAGGGATCATGTAATTTTTCTAGACACTGACACTTTAGAGTACGAGTACATTACATTCCCGAAAGATGTTAGTGTTGTGGTATTTTACACGGGTATCAAAAGAGAACTGGTCTCTTCTGCCTATGCAGAAAGAAGACAAATTGCAGAGGAGGTTTTGCGGATTTTAGGCAAGAGAACCTCCAAAGAAGTTAATGAGAGCGACCTAACACACCTCCCCTCATTTTATCGTCGCCTCTTTGGATACATTATACGAGAAAACAGGCGAGTTATACAGGTTAGACGAGCTTTGAGAAAAGGAGATATTATTGAAGTGGGTGAAATTCTCACACGGGCCCACAGAGATATTGCAAGAAATTATGGTGTAAGCTGTGAAGAGCTTGATTTCTTTGTAAATAAAGCTATCGAACTCGGGGCCTATGGTGCAAGGCTCACAGGAGCTGGTTTTGGAGGTTCTGCAATAGCCTTAGTTGAAGAGGAAAAAGCAAAAGAATTCGGAGAGGTCATCCTAAAAGAATACAAAAAGAAGTTCTCATGGAATGCAAAATACTTCATCGTAAAGCCTTCCGATGGGGTGAAGTAA